From one Triticum urartu cultivar G1812 chromosome 3, Tu2.1, whole genome shotgun sequence genomic stretch:
- the LOC125545746 gene encoding CBS domain-containing protein CBSX6, producing MAAVFYHHVVGDLTVGKPEIAELSDADTLDDAARAIAGSPEGAVPVWRARAAPDDPPSGARFLGMISAVDIAAFLADAGAGDRAMRAAVGEAVQPNQDLLREVDPGTRLIDALELMRHGVKRFLVRKNGSWTGITKRFSMLYNGKWMKNSESGSPSSAGSSSMQLSPFISCTERFCCLSREDILRFLIGCLGALAPIPLSPICTLGAINPHYCHVEASAPAMEAIQKIPGDPCGVAVVETTPDGVRKIIGDISAYKLWKCDYVAAAWALANLSAGQFVIGADENGSTPISAFAVPSISSSLSEESAEPGRSPRLLKKFSSRNIGFLNSQANQVRSMYRGRSSPLMCRSTSSLAAVMAQMLSHRATHVWVTDAEAEEDDVLVGVVGYTDIFAAVTRSSA from the exons ATGGCCGCCGTCTTCTACCACCACGTCGTCGGCGACCTCACCGTCGGCAAGCCCGAGATCGCCGAGCTCAGCGACGCCGACACGCTCGACGACGCGGCGCGGGCCATCGCCGGCAGCCCCGAGGGCGCCGTGCCCGTCTGGCGCGCGCGGGCCGCCCCCGACGACCCGCCCTCCGGCGCCCGCTTCCTCGGCATGATCTCCGCCGTCGACATCGCCGCCTTCCTCGCCGACGCCGGCGCCGGCGACCGCGCCATGCGCGCCGCCGTCGGCGAGGCCGTGCAGCCCAACCAGGACCTGCTCCGGGAGGTCGATCCCGGCACCAG GTTGATCGATGCGCTGGAGTTGATGAGGCATGGAGTGAAGCGCTTCCTTGTCCGCAAGAACGGCTCCTGGACAGGCATCACCAAGCGGTTTTCGATGCTTTACAACGGGAAATGGATGAAGAACTCGGAATCGGGATCCCCAAGCTCAGCTGGCAGCAGCAGCATGCAGTTGTCCCCATTTATCAGTTGCACGGAGAGGTTTTGCTGCCTGTCAAGGGAAGACATCCTCCGGTTCCTGATCGGGTGCCTCGGCGCCCTCGCGCCCATCCCACTGTCTCCAATCTGTACCCTTGGAGCCATCAACCCACACTACTGCCACGTCGAGGCGTCTGCGCCAGCCATGGAGGCGATCCAGAAGATCCCTGGGGACCCATGCGGCGTGGCCGTGGTCGAGACGACACCGGATGGGGTCCGCAAGATCATCGGGGACATCTCCGCCTACAAGCTGTGGAAGTGTGACTACGTGGCAGCCGCGTGGGCGCTGGCGAACCTGTCGGCGGGGCAGTTTGTCATCGGCGCCGATGAGAACGGGTCGACCCCCATCTCCGCCTTCGCGGTGCCTTCCATCAGCTCGTCGTTGTCGGAGGAGTCCGCCGAGCCCGGGCGCTCTCCCAGGCTGCTGAAGAAGTTCAGCAGCAGGAACATTGGGTTCCTGAACAGCCAGGCGAACCAGGTGCGGAGCATGTACCGGGGTCGGAGCTCGCCGCTGATGTGCCGGAGCACGAGCTCGCTCGCGGCCGTCATGGCGCAGATGCTGTCCCACCGGGCCACGCATGTGTGGGTGACCGATGCGGAGGCCGAGGAGGACGACGTCCTTGTCGGTGTGGTGGGGTACACCGACATCTTCGCAGCCGTTACCCGGAGCAGCGCCTGA